One region of Terricaulis silvestris genomic DNA includes:
- a CDS encoding PhzF family phenazine biosynthesis protein produces MKIWIVHAFTDRLFTGNPAAVVPLERWLPDAVLQAIATENKLSETAFVVPTGLKGNYQLRWFTPATEVPLCGHATLAAGAMLLSEVDTSLEVVVFDTHAGALIVRNTPEGYTLDLPRKQRSPWTPEDDVAAALGGVELIDAFTGEYANVVLEDEATLVALKPDIAALNRVIRGPRQGNLVVTAPADEGKPYDFVQRFFAPGSGIDEDPVTGSAFADAAPYWCDRFDLESVIGYQASKRGGYMRAIQTLSSVRILGQVSVYLRGELDPSLARLHNRLEDHPEAPKRKKRRARKAKELPAIFEDPMLPGLDGEITPPPPTSHPAPPEAGEPAAPRIVVTK; encoded by the coding sequence ATGAAAATCTGGATCGTGCACGCCTTTACGGACCGCCTGTTCACCGGCAATCCGGCCGCCGTCGTGCCGCTGGAGCGTTGGCTGCCGGACGCGGTGCTGCAAGCGATCGCGACCGAGAACAAGCTCTCCGAAACCGCATTCGTGGTGCCGACGGGGTTGAAGGGCAATTACCAGCTGCGCTGGTTCACGCCCGCGACCGAAGTGCCGCTGTGCGGCCACGCCACATTGGCGGCCGGCGCGATGCTGCTCTCCGAAGTCGATACCAGTCTCGAAGTCGTGGTGTTTGATACCCACGCCGGGGCGTTGATCGTGCGCAACACGCCCGAAGGCTACACGCTTGATTTGCCGCGCAAGCAGCGCAGCCCGTGGACACCGGAGGATGATGTCGCGGCCGCATTGGGCGGCGTTGAGTTGATTGACGCTTTCACAGGCGAATACGCCAACGTCGTGCTGGAAGATGAAGCGACGCTGGTCGCGCTGAAGCCGGATATCGCCGCGCTCAATCGCGTTATCCGTGGGCCGCGCCAGGGCAATCTCGTCGTCACCGCGCCGGCGGATGAGGGCAAGCCCTACGATTTCGTGCAGCGCTTCTTCGCGCCGGGCTCGGGCATCGACGAAGATCCGGTGACGGGTTCGGCGTTTGCCGACGCCGCGCCGTACTGGTGCGACCGCTTCGATCTCGAAAGCGTCATTGGATACCAGGCCAGCAAACGCGGCGGTTATATGCGCGCGATCCAGACGCTGTCCAGCGTGCGCATCCTGGGGCAGGTGTCCGTGTACTTGCGCGGCGAACTCGATCCTTCGCTGGCGCGTCTGCACAACCGGCTTGAGGATCATCCCGAAGCGCCCAAGCGCAAGAAGCGCCGCGCTCGCAAGGCTAAGGAACTGCCGGCAATCTTCGAGGATCCGATGTTGCCAGGCCTTGATGGTGAGATCACGCCGCCACCGCCGACCTCTCATCCGGCGCCGCCGGAAGCCGGCGAACCAGCCGCGCCTCGTATTGTCGTGACGAAGTAG
- a CDS encoding phosphoserine transaminase, whose translation MMTIPAKPAVRPADPRFSSGPTKKRPGWTTDALKDAALGRSHRAKPGKAKLKEAIDRTRAILGVPETHKIAIVPASDTGAIEMAMWSMLGARPVDIFAWESFGEEWVTDAKQLKLDAKVHTAGYGALPDLKAARLDADIIFTQNGTTSGVRVPNFAWIAAKREGITINDATSAVFAQPIDWAKCDVTTFSWQKVLGGEGAHGMLILSPRAIARLESYTPDRALPKIFRLTKKGKVDLEIFEGSTINTPSLLATEDYIDALRWAESIGGLEALFARANASTKALTDWIARTAWVESLTADPATQSNTSVCIKVVDPRVTGLDAEGQAEFAKKLASLLEKEGVALDAASYRAAPPGLRIWCGATIEASDVEALTPWMDWAFETLVSDLAR comes from the coding sequence TTGATGACAATACCCGCCAAGCCGGCAGTACGCCCGGCTGATCCCCGGTTTTCTTCGGGACCCACCAAAAAACGCCCTGGCTGGACGACTGATGCGTTGAAAGACGCAGCGCTCGGCCGTTCGCATCGCGCCAAGCCGGGCAAAGCCAAGCTCAAAGAAGCGATCGACCGCACCCGCGCCATTCTGGGCGTGCCGGAAACGCACAAGATTGCGATTGTCCCAGCTTCGGACACGGGCGCCATCGAAATGGCGATGTGGTCGATGTTGGGCGCGCGGCCGGTCGACATCTTCGCTTGGGAAAGCTTCGGCGAAGAATGGGTGACAGACGCCAAGCAGCTGAAGCTCGACGCCAAGGTGCACACCGCCGGTTATGGGGCGCTGCCGGATTTGAAGGCCGCGCGGCTGGACGCTGATATCATCTTCACGCAGAACGGCACCACGTCCGGCGTGCGCGTGCCGAACTTTGCGTGGATCGCCGCGAAGCGCGAAGGCATCACCATCAACGACGCCACCAGCGCCGTGTTCGCCCAGCCGATCGACTGGGCCAAGTGCGATGTGACGACGTTCTCATGGCAGAAGGTGCTCGGCGGCGAGGGCGCGCACGGCATGCTGATCCTCAGCCCGCGCGCGATTGCGCGGCTGGAGAGCTACACGCCGGATCGCGCGCTGCCGAAGATTTTTCGGCTGACCAAGAAGGGCAAGGTCGATCTCGAAATCTTCGAGGGCTCGACCATCAACACGCCTTCGTTGCTGGCGACGGAAGATTATATTGACGCGCTGAGATGGGCCGAAAGCATCGGCGGCCTCGAAGCCTTGTTCGCCCGCGCCAACGCCAGCACCAAGGCGCTGACGGATTGGATCGCGCGCACGGCTTGGGTGGAGTCGCTGACGGCCGATCCGGCGACGCAATCTAACACCAGCGTTTGCATCAAGGTCGTCGATCCGCGCGTCACCGGATTGGATGCCGAGGGGCAGGCGGAGTTCGCGAAGAAACTGGCGTCGTTGCTGGAAAAGGAGGGCGTCGCACTTGATGCGGCCTCTTATCGCGCGGCGCCGCCGGGCCTGCGCATCTGGTGCGGCGCGACGATTGAGGCGTCCGACGTGGAGGCGCTGACGCCGTGGATGGATTGGGCGTTCGAGACGCTCGTCTCCGATCTCGCGCGCTAA
- a CDS encoding dATP/dGTP pyrophosphohydrolase domain-containing protein, producing the protein MARETSASIVQWGAETFGEVSDFAVLTQRARAEFEELDAAVRAGDCDEIGREAADVVILLHRLVGLIGKDLADEVDAKMNVNRNRQWRLSGDGVGQHE; encoded by the coding sequence ATGGCGCGCGAAACCAGCGCAAGCATCGTCCAATGGGGCGCGGAGACGTTCGGCGAAGTCAGCGATTTCGCCGTGCTGACGCAACGCGCGCGCGCCGAGTTCGAAGAACTCGACGCAGCCGTACGCGCCGGTGATTGCGACGAGATCGGGCGCGAAGCGGCCGATGTCGTGATCCTGCTGCACCGGCTCGTGGGCCTGATCGGCAAGGACCTCGCCGACGAGGTCGACGCCAAAATGAACGTCAACCGTAACCGGCAATGGCGCCTCAGCGGCGACGGCGTCGGCCAGCACGAATAG